A stretch of the Vagococcus xieshaowenii genome encodes the following:
- a CDS encoding phosphatidate cytidylyltransferase, protein MKQRVITAIVALLFFVPVVWYGGALFQLVVALMGVVGVYELFKMKGLSIVSVQGVLSALATIFLILPRQNWFEFLPYNINNFHLFFVMVMLLLCVTVFSKNEFTFEDVAFPVLTSLYVGVGFQNFVLARGNDAQFLFIIYGLAVVWSTDIGAYMVGRKIGKNKLAPHISPNKTIEGSIGGIICAVVAALLVIVLNPSGTTLAYNWAVMIPITIILSIAGQMGDLVESAFKRFYGVKDSGKLLPGHGGILDRFDSLLFVFPLMYILGLFS, encoded by the coding sequence TGTTCCAGTTGTCTGGTACGGTGGTGCTTTATTCCAATTAGTGGTTGCATTAATGGGAGTAGTGGGTGTCTATGAATTATTCAAGATGAAAGGCTTATCAATTGTTAGTGTTCAAGGTGTCTTATCAGCTTTAGCGACAATTTTTTTAATCTTACCAAGACAAAATTGGTTTGAATTTTTACCTTATAATATTAACAATTTCCATCTGTTTTTTGTTATGGTCATGCTATTGTTATGTGTGACAGTTTTTTCTAAGAATGAATTTACCTTTGAAGATGTTGCATTTCCTGTATTAACGAGTTTGTATGTGGGAGTTGGTTTTCAAAACTTTGTACTGGCACGAGGCAATGATGCTCAGTTCTTGTTTATTATTTATGGTTTAGCGGTTGTGTGGAGTACAGATATTGGGGCCTATATGGTGGGACGTAAAATTGGTAAAAATAAACTAGCACCTCATATTTCTCCTAATAAAACAATCGAAGGTTCAATTGGAGGGATCATTTGTGCGGTTGTTGCTGCGTTACTAGTTATTGTCTTAAATCCTAGTGGGACAACATTAGCTTATAATTGGGCAGTCATGATTCCCATTACCATTATTCTATCTATTGCAGGTCAAATGGGAGATTTAGTAGAATCAGCTTTTAAACGATTCTATGGCGTGAAAGATTCAGGAAAACTATTACCAGGTCATGGCGGTATTTTAGACCGTTTTGACAGTTTGTTATTTGTATTTCCATTAATGTATATTCTAGGGTTATTTTCTTAA
- the rseP gene encoding RIP metalloprotease RseP, protein MKTLLVFIFVFGLIVVIHELGHFIFAKRSGILVREFAIGMGPKIFSHRDKSGTLYTIRILPMGGYVRMAGMGEEEVALPPGKPLSVELNDKGDVSRINTSHKVTLTNGIPLELLEADLEDKLYLKGYVNGEEANETTYTVDHDATIIEEDGTEVRIAPRDVQFQSAKLYQRMLTNFAGPLFNFILTFVLFLLVLFMQGGVAANDTSSLIGGVQADSPADKAGMKPDDRILEIEGTKVTQFAEVGKLLEKTKDKPINVVVEREKAEKTLTLTPKKVTENGKDRYILGIQGAVRLKKLSFGEKFKEAAVQTKNSALTIFNALKDLIAGFSLDKLGGPVMIYQASSELSNQSFVTILSFIAMLSVNLGIMNLLPIPMLDGGKLLFNIFEGIRRKPLNQEIEMKITLASAILLIGLIVLVTWNDIMRFLGR, encoded by the coding sequence ATGAAAACATTATTAGTATTTATTTTTGTTTTCGGGTTGATTGTGGTCATCCATGAACTAGGGCATTTTATTTTTGCCAAGCGTTCAGGTATTTTAGTTCGTGAATTTGCCATTGGCATGGGACCAAAGATTTTTAGTCACCGTGATAAATCGGGAACGTTATATACAATTAGAATTTTGCCAATGGGTGGTTATGTCCGAATGGCGGGTATGGGTGAAGAAGAAGTAGCGCTTCCTCCGGGTAAACCGCTGTCAGTCGAGCTAAATGATAAGGGAGATGTTAGCCGAATTAACACGAGTCATAAAGTGACGTTAACCAATGGGATTCCATTGGAGTTATTAGAAGCGGACTTAGAAGATAAGCTGTATTTAAAAGGTTACGTAAACGGCGAAGAAGCAAACGAGACAACGTACACAGTTGATCATGATGCGACCATTATTGAAGAAGATGGCACAGAAGTTCGAATTGCTCCACGAGACGTTCAATTTCAATCAGCCAAATTATACCAACGTATGTTAACGAATTTTGCAGGCCCTCTATTTAATTTTATTTTGACGTTCGTGTTGTTTTTATTAGTATTATTTATGCAAGGTGGCGTAGCAGCAAATGATACATCAAGTTTAATTGGTGGTGTTCAGGCAGATAGTCCAGCCGATAAAGCAGGTATGAAGCCTGATGATCGTATCCTTGAAATTGAAGGAACAAAAGTCACACAGTTTGCTGAAGTTGGCAAACTGTTAGAAAAAACTAAAGATAAGCCAATCAACGTGGTTGTTGAGCGTGAAAAGGCAGAAAAAACCTTAACCTTAACACCTAAAAAAGTAACAGAAAATGGAAAAGACCGTTACATTTTGGGGATTCAAGGTGCGGTTAGACTGAAAAAATTATCTTTCGGGGAAAAATTTAAAGAAGCAGCCGTTCAAACAAAAAATAGTGCGTTAACTATTTTTAATGCCTTGAAAGACTTGATTGCTGGTTTTAGTTTAGATAAATTAGGTGGACCTGTGATGATTTATCAAGCTTCATCAGAATTATCAAATCAAAGTTTTGTGACTATTTTAAGCTTTATTGCGATGTTAAGTGTGAACTTAGGAATTATGAATTTATTACCGATTCCTATGTTAGATGGCGGTAAACTATTGTTTAATATTTTTGAAGGCATTCGTCGCAAACCTTTAAATCAAGAGATAGAAATGAAAATTACTTTAGCAAGTGCGATCTTGTTAATCGGTTTAATTGTATTAGTCACATGGAATGATATTATGAGATTTTTAGGACGCTAG
- a CDS encoding proline--tRNA ligase: protein MKQSSIFLPTLRENPSEAEILSHRLLLRAGYIRQVASGIYSYLPLAKRVMDRMNAIIHEELEQMEALEMQLPYLLPNRIVKESHRLETIEDKLFELHDRNEHSFVLSPSYEEAVLSLFTVEVTSYKKLPLILYTTQVVFIDEERPKYGLLKSREGIAQMSYSFHETEQDLLDSYQQMESMYRRILKRFGLEFRTLVSRFSDDLGADAKKFIALSDVGDQTVCFSSESDYIAQLELATSLYTPQLKRGTLAELEEIETPNIKTIKELSSFLSIAEEKVIKSILFMADEEPVLALVRGDYTVNEFKLKKLLNCKNLRAAEDQEVRQFTQTEVGYIGPVGLSDKLKIIADEYVQDIENGVVGANKTNFHFINVNLERDFSPTQFADIRIVKEGERSPDGEGTLIFTKGIEIGHIESLGSELSEQMDAQLIDRHGRTAPIQMAAYHLDISSLVAAVAEQTSDEKGLIWPKAIAPFDIHLLPIKVTDEHQWQLTVEVEELLQQAGYETLVDDRNESAGVKFNDSDLIGIPIRVTIGKKAIENVVEIKLRESGESIEVRKDELIATIDILKTSIL from the coding sequence ATGAAACAGTCAAGTATATTTCTACCTACTTTAAGAGAAAATCCAAGTGAAGCAGAGATTCTTAGCCACCGATTATTATTAAGGGCAGGCTATATTAGACAAGTCGCAAGTGGTATTTATAGCTATTTACCGCTTGCTAAACGTGTCATGGATAGAATGAATGCGATTATTCATGAAGAGTTGGAACAAATGGAAGCACTTGAGATGCAATTACCCTATTTATTACCAAATCGTATAGTAAAAGAGAGCCACCGGTTAGAAACAATTGAAGATAAATTATTTGAATTACATGATCGTAATGAACATTCATTTGTTTTGTCACCTTCATATGAAGAAGCGGTTTTAAGCTTGTTTACAGTAGAAGTGACCTCTTATAAGAAACTTCCATTAATCCTTTATACGACACAAGTGGTTTTTATAGACGAGGAAAGACCAAAGTATGGCTTATTAAAAAGTCGTGAAGGTATTGCACAAATGTCTTACTCTTTTCATGAGACAGAGCAAGATTTATTAGACAGTTATCAGCAAATGGAATCGATGTACCGACGTATTTTGAAGCGATTTGGTTTAGAGTTCAGAACATTGGTTAGTCGTTTTTCTGATGATTTAGGAGCAGATGCAAAAAAATTTATAGCACTTTCAGATGTAGGGGATCAAACAGTTTGTTTCTCCTCAGAAAGTGACTATATTGCGCAGTTAGAATTAGCAACAAGTCTTTATACACCTCAACTTAAAAGAGGAACGTTAGCTGAATTAGAAGAAATAGAGACACCTAATATCAAAACAATTAAAGAATTATCTAGTTTTTTATCGATAGCAGAAGAAAAGGTGATCAAGTCCATTTTATTTATGGCGGATGAAGAGCCGGTATTAGCGTTAGTTCGTGGCGATTATACGGTTAACGAATTTAAACTAAAAAAACTTCTTAATTGTAAAAATTTAAGAGCAGCCGAAGATCAAGAGGTTAGACAATTTACGCAAACTGAGGTAGGCTATATTGGCCCAGTTGGTCTGAGTGATAAATTAAAAATTATTGCGGATGAATATGTTCAAGATATTGAGAATGGTGTGGTTGGGGCCAATAAAACCAATTTTCATTTTATTAATGTTAACTTAGAACGTGATTTTTCTCCAACCCAATTTGCAGATATTCGAATTGTGAAAGAAGGCGAACGCTCACCTGATGGCGAAGGAACCCTTATTTTTACTAAAGGGATTGAAATTGGTCATATTGAAAGCTTAGGATCAGAATTAAGCGAACAGATGGATGCACAGCTAATTGATCGTCACGGGAGAACCGCACCTATTCAAATGGCAGCGTATCATCTAGATATTTCTAGCTTAGTCGCAGCTGTTGCTGAGCAAACATCGGATGAAAAAGGCTTAATATGGCCTAAAGCGATTGCTCCGTTTGATATTCATTTATTGCCTATCAAAGTAACCGATGAGCACCAGTGGCAGTTGACGGTTGAGGTTGAAGAATTATTACAACAGGCAGGTTACGAAACATTAGTGGATGATCGAAACGAAAGTGCTGGTGTAAAATTTAATGATTCAGATTTAATTGGTATTCCAATTAGGGTAACTATTGGTAAAAAAGCGATTGAAAATGTGGTTGAAATTAAATTACGAGAATCAGGAGAATCCATTGAAGTTAGAAAAGATGAACTGATTGCGACTATTGATATCTTAAAGACATCTATCTTGTAA
- the arcA gene encoding arginine deiminase, protein MSSPINVYSEIGKLKTVLLHRPGKELENLMPDYLERLLFDDIPFLKDAQQEHDQFAKVLTENGVEVLYLENLMAESLVSEDVKEAFVDEYLSEANIESEETIATIKQLLMNIEDNRELVDKTMTGMQVTELPDHEKNSLVDLMGNDYPFAIDPMPNLYFTRDNFATIGNGISLNHMYSETRNRETIYAQYIFDNHPRFKDQDIPYLYHRDEEHRLEGGDELILSKKVLAVGISQRTDAKAVEKLARNIFKEKMSFETILAFDIGEYRKFMHLDTVFTMVDYDKFTIHPEIEGDLTVYSITKGEDDLVIKKEVDQLERILAKYLQLEAVELIRCGGGDVAAAAREQWNDGSNTLTIAPGEVIVYDRNVVTNELLEKAGLTLHKLRGSELVRGRGGPRCMSMPLYREDI, encoded by the coding sequence ATGAGTAGTCCAATTAATGTGTATTCTGAAATTGGTAAATTGAAAACGGTGTTACTTCATCGACCGGGTAAAGAGTTAGAAAACTTAATGCCAGACTATTTGGAACGGTTATTATTTGATGATATTCCGTTTCTAAAAGATGCTCAGCAAGAGCATGATCAGTTTGCTAAAGTATTAACAGAAAACGGTGTAGAAGTGTTGTACTTGGAAAATTTAATGGCGGAATCATTAGTATCAGAAGACGTTAAAGAGGCATTCGTTGATGAATATTTATCTGAGGCTAATATTGAAAGCGAAGAAACGATTGCGACTATTAAGCAACTATTAATGAATATTGAAGACAACCGTGAATTGGTAGACAAAACTATGACAGGCATGCAAGTAACAGAATTACCGGATCATGAAAAGAACAGTTTAGTTGATTTAATGGGAAATGATTACCCTTTTGCAATCGATCCAATGCCTAATTTATACTTTACACGTGATAATTTTGCGACTATTGGTAATGGTATTTCCTTAAATCATATGTATTCTGAAACGAGAAATAGAGAAACGATTTATGCACAATATATTTTTGATAATCATCCCAGATTTAAAGACCAAGATATTCCTTATTTATATCATCGAGATGAAGAACACCGACTTGAAGGAGGAGATGAATTAATCCTTTCAAAGAAAGTTTTAGCAGTGGGTATTTCTCAACGAACAGATGCTAAAGCAGTCGAAAAATTAGCACGTAATATTTTTAAAGAAAAGATGAGCTTTGAAACAATTTTGGCTTTTGATATTGGGGAGTATCGGAAATTTATGCATCTAGACACAGTTTTTACTATGGTGGACTATGATAAATTCACGATTCATCCTGAAATTGAAGGGGACTTAACAGTCTATTCTATTACTAAGGGAGAAGACGATTTAGTTATCAAAAAAGAAGTAGATCAATTGGAGCGTATTTTGGCAAAGTATCTACAACTTGAAGCGGTTGAATTAATTCGTTGTGGTGGTGGAGATGTTGCAGCTGCAGCACGTGAACAATGGAATGATGGGTCCAATACGTTAACTATTGCACCAGGTGAAGTTATTGTATATGACCGCAATGTAGTAACTAATGAATTACTGGAAAAAGCAGGACTAACGTTACATAAATTACGTGGAAGTGAATTAGTACGTGGACGTGGAGGCCCTCGTTGTATGAGCATGCCGTTATATCGTGAAGATATTTAA
- the argF gene encoding ornithine carbamoyltransferase has protein sequence MTSVFQGRSLLAEKDFTRSELEYLIDFSIHLKELKKHNIPHRYLEGKNIALLFEKTSTRTRSAFTTASVDLGAHPEYLGANDIQLGKKETTEDTAKVLGSMFDGIEFRGFSQKMVEELSEFSGVPVWNGLTDEWHPTQMIADFMTIKENFGSLENVTLVYVGDGRNNMANSLLVTGAILGVNVRICAPQALFPEQEIVDYAEGFAAESGAELMITDNVEEGVKGANVLYTDVWVSMGEEDKFEERVKMLQPYQLNMEMINKTGNQETDRLIVLHCLPAFHDTNTQYGKMVEEQFGVKEMEITDEVFRSKYARQFEEAENRMHSIKAIMAATLGNLFIPRT, from the coding sequence ATGACATCAGTATTTCAAGGACGTAGCTTATTAGCAGAAAAGGATTTTACACGATCAGAATTAGAATACTTAATTGATTTTAGTATTCATTTAAAAGAATTGAAAAAACATAATATTCCTCATCGCTACTTAGAAGGAAAAAATATTGCCTTATTATTTGAAAAAACATCTACAAGGACCCGTTCAGCGTTTACAACAGCGTCAGTTGATTTAGGCGCACATCCAGAATATCTTGGAGCAAATGATATTCAACTAGGTAAAAAAGAAACGACTGAAGACACTGCTAAAGTATTGGGCAGTATGTTTGATGGTATTGAATTTAGAGGCTTTAGTCAAAAAATGGTAGAAGAATTATCCGAATTTTCAGGTGTCCCTGTTTGGAATGGTTTAACAGATGAATGGCACCCAACACAAATGATTGCTGATTTTATGACGATTAAAGAAAATTTTGGTTCTTTAGAAAATGTTACGTTAGTCTATGTTGGCGATGGAAGGAATAATATGGCAAATAGTTTATTGGTAACTGGTGCAATTTTAGGTGTCAATGTTAGAATCTGTGCACCTCAAGCCTTATTCCCAGAACAAGAAATCGTTGATTATGCAGAAGGATTTGCAGCAGAATCAGGAGCTGAATTGATGATTACTGATAATGTGGAAGAAGGTGTGAAAGGTGCCAATGTATTATATACAGATGTTTGGGTTTCAATGGGGGAAGAAGATAAATTTGAAGAACGTGTGAAGATGTTGCAACCTTATCAATTAAACATGGAGATGATTAATAAAACAGGTAATCAAGAAACAGATAGATTAATTGTGCTACATTGTTTACCTGCATTCCATGATACCAATACGCAATATGGAAAAATGGTAGAAGAGCAATTTGGTGTAAAAGAAATGGAAATTACTGATGAAGTATTTAGAAGTAAGTACGCTCGTCAATTTGAAGAAGCAGAAAATAGAATGCATTCAATTAAAGCTATCATGGCTGCGACGTTAGGTAATTTGTTTATTCCACGCACATAA
- the arcC gene encoding carbamate kinase has translation MNKKIVVALGGNAILSDNASAQSQQEALIKTARQLVELVKKGNQLIISHGNGPQVGNLLLQQQAADSKKNPAMPLDTCVAMTQGSIGYWLTNAMIKELKAAGIEKEVVTVVTQVLVDEHDAAFKNPTKPIGPFLTKEEAQEQMTLTGATFKEDAGRGWRKVVASPQPTMIVEYKVINHLVEEDMITISAGGGGIPVVGDELRGVEAVIDKDYASAKLAELVKADQLIILTGVANVAINFGQENEEKLEKVSVSELESYKEEGHFAPGSMLPKIEAAIDYVNNNPSSQAVITSLENLAFLGNKGVGTIISH, from the coding sequence ATGAATAAAAAAATAGTTGTAGCATTAGGTGGCAATGCTATTTTATCAGACAATGCAAGTGCACAATCTCAGCAAGAAGCTTTAATTAAAACAGCTCGTCAATTAGTAGAATTGGTAAAAAAAGGCAACCAACTGATTATTTCTCATGGGAATGGTCCACAGGTTGGTAATTTATTATTGCAACAACAAGCGGCAGATTCTAAAAAAAATCCAGCAATGCCGTTAGATACATGTGTCGCGATGACGCAAGGTAGTATTGGGTATTGGTTAACTAACGCCATGATTAAAGAGTTAAAAGCTGCAGGAATTGAAAAAGAAGTGGTGACTGTGGTAACACAAGTATTAGTAGATGAACATGACGCTGCCTTTAAAAATCCGACAAAACCAATTGGTCCTTTTCTAACAAAAGAAGAAGCCCAGGAGCAGATGACGTTAACAGGTGCTACATTCAAAGAAGATGCCGGTCGTGGTTGGCGCAAGGTGGTTGCGAGCCCACAACCAACAATGATTGTCGAATATAAAGTAATCAATCATCTAGTGGAAGAAGATATGATCACAATATCCGCTGGTGGTGGTGGAATTCCAGTTGTAGGTGATGAATTAAGAGGAGTCGAAGCAGTGATAGATAAAGACTATGCTTCTGCTAAATTAGCTGAGTTAGTGAAGGCAGATCAATTAATAATTTTAACAGGTGTGGCTAATGTAGCAATTAATTTTGGTCAAGAAAATGAAGAAAAACTTGAGAAGGTAAGTGTTTCAGAGTTAGAAAGCTATAAAGAAGAGGGACATTTTGCTCCAGGAAGTATGTTGCCAAAAATTGAAGCTGCGATTGATTATGTTAACAACAATCCAAGTAGTCAAGCAGTCATTACCTCATTGGAAAATTTAGCGTTTTTAGGGAACAAAGGAGTAGGAACCATAATCAGTCACTAG
- a CDS encoding Crp/Fnr family transcriptional regulator, translated as MQKSREITFLKRYKDFCYFTEEEFMEIEKYTYLRSYKKGQVLFDLGDERNRMYLLKSGVVKIEKIDFTGEFEYIDFLNQGTLFPKIGFLFDEDYYFSAVAYTDIEVYYLPKEIYEKLIQHNASQLMNYIRSQSDCMKRQMLKNQKGIANNAIHRLSFSLAVILEDFGTISYEGGYEVGFPITINDLSKLAGITRETASSIIKQLECQGRINYYKKRLVFMDTNYFMEYLND; from the coding sequence ATGCAAAAAAGCAGAGAAATCACTTTTCTGAAAAGGTACAAAGATTTTTGTTACTTTACAGAAGAAGAATTTATGGAAATAGAAAAATATACTTATTTACGATCATACAAAAAGGGACAAGTGTTGTTTGATTTAGGTGATGAAAGAAATCGCATGTATTTGTTGAAGTCAGGTGTTGTAAAAATAGAAAAAATTGATTTTACCGGAGAATTTGAGTATATCGACTTTCTAAATCAAGGAACGTTGTTTCCGAAAATAGGGTTTTTATTTGATGAAGATTATTATTTCTCTGCCGTTGCTTATACAGACATTGAGGTGTACTACTTACCCAAAGAGATTTATGAAAAATTAATTCAGCATAACGCTTCCCAATTAATGAATTATATTAGAAGCCAATCTGATTGTATGAAACGGCAAATGTTGAAAAATCAAAAAGGTATTGCCAATAATGCGATTCATCGTTTGTCCTTTTCATTGGCTGTTATTTTGGAAGATTTTGGGACTATTTCTTATGAAGGTGGATATGAGGTTGGTTTTCCTATTACAATTAATGATTTATCGAAACTTGCAGGAATAACAAGAGAAACCGCCAGTTCAATTATTAAACAATTAGAATGTCAGGGCAGAATAAACTATTACAAAAAAAGACTAGTTTTTATGGATACAAATTATTTTATGGAATATCTCAATGATTAA
- a CDS encoding YfcC family protein, producing the protein MEEKKQRKSLSSFSILFIIIIVLGIITKFLDGAKFTPMELRDTGETVSQVIGANVFDVVMSPFYGFKDAIDICIFILVLGGFLNIVTKTGALEAGIQNVVKKLKGNELVIIPILMFLFSVGGSTYGMAEETIPFYGLLGLTMVAAGFDTIVSVGTVMLGAGAGVIGSTVNPFATGVAMDALKGINIQPKTGLIMLIGLVLWALTTAYAIFVVMSYAKKVKNEKGSTILSLQEQDDMQEHFAKGFDDKVVFTSKHKMILSVFAITFLVMIVSLIPWGDFGITIFDKWTTFLTGEPFGAWYFGDLAMWFFIMGIVIALISRMSEGDIIETFIDGSKDILSVVLIIVVARGASVLMSTTHLDLYILDKSANLLQGLSPILFVIGAYIIYVLLSFLIPSTSGLAYVSIPVMGALANKVGLSADVMIMIFVSACGVVNLITPTSGVVMGGLEVSKVNYTTWTKFMFKHIVVITAMNLIVLIIAMLMAK; encoded by the coding sequence ATGGAAGAAAAAAAACAACGGAAATCGCTATCGTCGTTTAGTATCCTGTTCATTATTATTATCGTGTTGGGGATTATCACAAAATTTTTAGATGGAGCTAAATTTACACCAATGGAACTAAGGGATACAGGGGAAACAGTTAGTCAAGTAATAGGGGCAAACGTATTTGATGTCGTAATGTCTCCTTTTTATGGATTTAAAGATGCGATTGATATTTGTATATTTATTTTAGTTCTAGGTGGTTTTTTGAATATTGTGACGAAGACAGGTGCATTAGAAGCTGGTATTCAAAATGTTGTAAAAAAACTAAAAGGCAATGAGTTAGTTATTATTCCTATTTTAATGTTCCTGTTTTCAGTTGGTGGTTCTACTTATGGCATGGCAGAAGAAACGATTCCTTTTTATGGTTTATTAGGTTTGACAATGGTAGCTGCGGGGTTTGATACGATAGTTTCTGTAGGAACCGTGATGCTAGGTGCCGGAGCTGGTGTAATTGGTTCAACCGTTAATCCGTTTGCCACAGGTGTGGCGATGGATGCTTTAAAGGGCATTAATATTCAACCTAAGACAGGATTAATCATGCTGATTGGTTTGGTTTTATGGGCATTAACAACAGCGTATGCTATTTTTGTGGTAATGAGTTATGCTAAAAAAGTGAAAAATGAAAAAGGTTCTACTATTTTATCCTTACAAGAACAAGATGATATGCAAGAACACTTTGCAAAAGGTTTTGATGATAAGGTTGTTTTTACAAGTAAGCATAAAATGATTTTATCTGTTTTTGCTATCACATTCTTAGTGATGATTGTGTCATTGATTCCGTGGGGAGATTTTGGTATTACTATTTTTGATAAATGGACAACCTTTTTAACAGGTGAGCCATTTGGTGCTTGGTATTTTGGTGATTTAGCCATGTGGTTCTTCATTATGGGCATTGTTATCGCATTGATTTCAAGGATGTCAGAAGGAGATATTATTGAGACATTTATTGATGGTTCAAAAGATATATTATCCGTCGTACTGATTATTGTAGTGGCACGTGGCGCTTCAGTATTAATGTCAACGACGCATTTAGATTTATATATTTTAGATAAATCAGCTAACTTATTACAGGGCTTATCACCTATTCTGTTTGTTATAGGTGCCTATATAATCTATGTGCTGTTATCTTTCTTAATCCCGTCTACTTCTGGATTAGCCTACGTTTCCATTCCAGTTATGGGTGCGTTAGCTAATAAAGTAGGATTGAGTGCAGATGTCATGATTATGATTTTTGTTTCAGCATGTGGTGTTGTGAATTTAATTACGCCAACATCTGGTGTTGTTATGGGGGGATTAGAAGTTTCAAAAGTTAATTATACAACGTGGACCAAATTTATGTTTAAACACATCGTGGTTATTACAGCAATGAATTTAATTGTCTTAATAATTGCGATGTTAATGGCAAAATAA
- a CDS encoding arginine repressor: MRKAERHNIIKKVITEHNIENQQQLVEYLENEHVAITQATISRDIRELNIVKSHNNDGKSYYRILNTTTKAKKKISDEEKLINVLSESATDITQVEFMNIITAFPGNGQIIGVLIDSLRSIFKEIVACLAGDDTVLIISKSKEEAQIVNEYFKQYI; the protein is encoded by the coding sequence TTGAGAAAAGCTGAGAGACATAATATTATCAAAAAAGTCATCACTGAACACAACATTGAAAATCAACAACAATTAGTTGAATATTTAGAGAATGAACATGTAGCGATTACGCAAGCCACTATTTCAAGAGATATTCGTGAATTAAATATTGTTAAAAGTCATAATAATGATGGTAAGTCATATTACCGAATCCTCAACACTACTACCAAAGCAAAAAAGAAAATTTCTGATGAAGAAAAATTAATCAATGTACTATCTGAATCAGCAACTGACATTACACAAGTTGAATTTATGAATATCATTACTGCCTTTCCGGGCAACGGACAAATTATCGGTGTATTAATCGATAGCTTACGTTCAATCTTCAAAGAAATTGTCGCTTGTCTTGCAGGAGACGATACTGTTTTAATTATTTCTAAAAGCAAAGAAGAAGCTCAAATTGTTAACGAATATTTCAAACAATATATTTAA